A DNA window from Helianthus annuus cultivar XRQ/B chromosome 15, HanXRQr2.0-SUNRISE, whole genome shotgun sequence contains the following coding sequences:
- the LOC110909592 gene encoding coatomer subunit epsilon-2-like yields the protein MAGAPDLLFALRNNFYFGAFQAAINSGDVQNLSKEDAIERNCLIYRSYIALGSYQICECVSGMDARYVDVLPYWPEKWLRSSEYREKAESVWCAMI from the exons ATGGCGGGAGCACCAGATCTGTTATTCGCACTGAGAAACAACTTCTACTTCGGAGCATTTCAAGCAGCAATCAACAGCGGCGATGTTCAAAACCTCTCCAAAGAGGATGCGATCGAACGCAATTGCCTCATTTACAGATCCTACATTGCTCTCGGAAGCTATCAA aTCTGTGAATGTGTGAGTGGTATGGATGCTAGATATGTGGATGTGTTGCCCTACTGGCCCGAAAAATGGCTCCGGTCGTCGGAGTATAGAGAGAAGGCAGAGAGTGTTTGGTGTGCTATGATTTAA
- the LOC110909593 gene encoding probable zinc transporter 10, which yields MAFNSKLFSVFIIYIAFLCTKALAQCEDETNNPCNNKSKALPLKIIGIAAILITSIIGVCLPLITRSIPALSPDRSLFVIVKAFASGIILATGFMHVLPDSFDMLTSSCLADNPWHKFPFTGFVAMLSAIFTLIVDSMATSMYTSKNNAIAAEGGEVVTRDQEMAAASGGAMHFHGHNHGHQKGAIGQQLLRYRVVAMVLELGIVVHSIVIGLGVGASNDVCTIKPLVAALCFHQMFEGMGLGGCILQAEYKTVKKAAMAFFFSITTPFGITLGIALSKTYKENSPSSLITVGLLNASSAGLLIYMALVDLLAADFMGPKLQGSIKLQIKSYAAVLLGAGGMSLMTKWA from the exons ATGGCTTTCAATTCAAAATTATTCTCAGTTTTCATCATCTATATAGCATTTCTATGCACCAAAGCCTTGGCACAATGTGAAGATGAAACCAACAACCCTTGTAATAACAAATCCAAAGCTTTACCCTTAAAGATCATTGGTATAGCGGCTATCCTAATAACAAGCATCATCGGGGTATGTCTACCTCTAATCACTCGTTCCATCCCCGCCCTTAGCCCAGACCGTAGTCTTTTTGTGATTGTCAAAGCTTTTGCTTCAGGCATCATTTTGGCTACTGGATTTATGCATGTGTTGCCTGATTCTTTTGACATGTTGACATCAAGTTGCTTGGCTGATAACCCGTGGCATAAGTTTCCATTCACGGGCTTTGTTGCTATGTTATCAGCTATTTTCACACTCATAGTTGACTCGATGGCTACAAGCATGTATACATCGAAGAACAACGCCATAGCGGCTGAAGGGGGTGAAGTAGTTACTAGAGACCAGGAGATGGCGGCTGCAAGTGGTGGTGCAATGCATTTTCATGGACACAATCATGGCCACCAAAAGGGCGCAATAGGACAACAACTTCTTCGTTATCGTGTTGTAGCCATG GTTCTTGAACTTGGAATAGTGGTTCACTCGATAGTGATTGGACTTGGAGTTGGGGCTTCAAATGATGTGTGCACAATAAAGCCATTGGTGGCAGCTCTTTGTTTCCATCAAATGTTTGAAGGCATGGGTCTTGGTGGTTGCATTCTTCAG GCTGAATACAAGACTGTGAAGAAAGCAGCAATGGCGTTTTTCTTCTCAATAACGACTCCATTTGGGATCACTCTTGGGATTGCGTTGTCGAAGACATACAAAGAGAATAGCCCAAGCTCATTAATCACAGTCGGTTTACTCAACGCTTCATCAGCTGGACTTCTTATCTACATGGCACTGGTCGATCTTCTTGCTGCCGATTTCATGGGTCCAAAGCTTCAGGGAAGCATTAAGCTTCAAATTAAGTCTTATGCAGCCGTCTTACTTGGCGCCGGTGGGATGTCTTTGATGACAAAATGGGCTTAA